The Leifsonia williamsii genome includes a region encoding these proteins:
- a CDS encoding helix-turn-helix transcriptional regulator, with protein MFLTPTPPGRPFDKGHRSPDTRSADPDAAVIAVRERQARDAFRHLTEGVSVDVIGPRLSGRSTIVDRVERLCAGAGMSTLTVSGVADALPYDGVRAALARAGAGQPAAPVPSSALVQRLGELGVRAILVDDADLLDAASWSAVRLAHRAFGITLLVTTAPVNGRPARSTAEVAGASAHLRLEPLDGSAVHDLLQAHLGGQVAPSLVGGVLMKSGGLVGVACALVRASIGTGRARQGDGAGLDAVEPWDDGLAAVYGALLSDLDPMEVDAVELLATIGTVEVEAAARLVGGELLERLESAGRVQMFTPHGVPLVAVNPPGLADFFARSTPGIRRRRIMAAMAAHGAEAGRIAIDPRATATPEPAGDDQLPFIARMFSETGAARLQRALTRWNSAPSVHTALPVITLGLGRSGDRHLLDRVIAGTPIDECAPRDELTFRYLRSRWAVQVSPEPAEAEAALVGGCAGSFRFRDALTALLIALRIERTGISTAALDELTELSRGDGANGQLARLALAFALSCGGDAEEALRLLPADDADGSELLIAHLQVGRGLALCAAGRFVEASTWASLHVDASVAGGERIALAGHAYVAVLSAAAMGQLDKALATAKLAISLGASAGCLLFDTDRALLNLTSIIALQLGKDAAAESFAAHARSLRGGSDALPFNAPGFVEAARQLHRGSPAKAAAMQRVLADDLHGRGLTFAADFATMLSLNAEFDRDLAARFRERGEVLGGARYLAYLDGRSALERQDADGLLDSVRRLRAHGARDEALMLATHARRILRDNGRNEEAEAAAAEISALLEAGASGATELGRTRLELTSRELELVRLVGAGLSNADIAAHLHISVRTVDTHLRNIRKKAGASSRDDLGMLATGD; from the coding sequence CACCCCGCCCGGCCGACCGTTCGACAAGGGGCACCGATCCCCCGACACCCGCTCCGCCGACCCGGACGCAGCAGTAATCGCCGTCCGCGAGCGACAGGCGCGCGACGCGTTCCGGCACCTCACCGAAGGGGTGTCCGTCGATGTCATCGGACCGCGCCTGTCGGGGCGCTCGACCATCGTCGACCGCGTCGAGCGGTTGTGCGCGGGCGCCGGGATGTCGACGCTCACCGTGTCGGGCGTGGCGGACGCCCTCCCCTACGACGGCGTGCGCGCCGCGCTCGCCAGGGCCGGTGCCGGGCAGCCGGCCGCGCCCGTGCCCTCGTCCGCGCTCGTCCAGCGCCTCGGGGAGCTGGGCGTCCGCGCGATCCTCGTCGATGACGCCGATCTGCTCGACGCAGCCTCGTGGAGCGCCGTGCGGCTCGCGCACCGGGCCTTCGGCATCACGCTGCTCGTCACCACCGCACCGGTGAACGGCCGCCCGGCCCGCTCCACCGCGGAGGTCGCCGGGGCCTCCGCGCACCTCCGTCTCGAGCCGCTCGACGGCAGCGCCGTGCACGACCTGCTCCAGGCGCACCTCGGCGGACAGGTGGCCCCGTCGCTGGTGGGCGGCGTGCTCATGAAATCCGGCGGCCTCGTCGGCGTCGCCTGCGCCCTGGTCCGAGCCTCGATCGGGACGGGCCGCGCCCGCCAGGGCGACGGCGCCGGGCTCGACGCCGTCGAGCCGTGGGACGACGGCCTGGCCGCGGTCTACGGCGCACTGCTCTCCGATCTGGATCCGATGGAGGTCGACGCCGTCGAGCTCCTCGCCACGATCGGGACCGTCGAGGTCGAGGCGGCGGCACGACTGGTCGGCGGCGAGCTGCTCGAACGGCTCGAGAGCGCCGGACGCGTGCAGATGTTCACCCCGCACGGCGTCCCGCTGGTCGCGGTGAACCCGCCCGGCCTCGCCGACTTCTTCGCCCGCAGCACACCCGGCATCCGTCGCCGGCGGATCATGGCGGCGATGGCGGCGCACGGCGCGGAAGCCGGTCGGATCGCGATCGATCCCCGCGCCACGGCGACGCCGGAGCCTGCGGGCGACGACCAGCTCCCCTTCATCGCCCGCATGTTCTCCGAGACGGGCGCTGCGCGGTTGCAGCGGGCACTGACGCGATGGAACTCGGCCCCGTCCGTGCACACCGCGCTGCCGGTGATCACGCTCGGGCTGGGCAGGAGCGGCGACCGTCACCTCCTGGACCGCGTCATCGCAGGAACACCGATCGACGAGTGCGCCCCGCGGGACGAGCTGACCTTCCGGTATCTCCGTTCCCGCTGGGCCGTCCAGGTGTCGCCGGAGCCGGCCGAGGCCGAGGCCGCGCTCGTCGGAGGCTGCGCCGGCTCCTTCCGGTTCCGCGACGCCCTGACCGCCCTCCTCATCGCGCTGCGCATCGAGCGCACCGGGATCAGCACGGCGGCCCTCGACGAGCTGACCGAGCTGAGCCGCGGCGACGGCGCGAACGGACAGCTCGCGCGACTCGCTCTTGCCTTCGCCCTCAGCTGCGGCGGCGACGCCGAGGAGGCCTTGCGGCTGCTGCCGGCCGACGACGCCGACGGCTCCGAGCTGCTGATCGCCCACCTCCAGGTGGGGCGCGGGCTGGCGCTCTGCGCGGCAGGGCGGTTCGTCGAGGCGTCGACGTGGGCCTCGCTGCACGTCGACGCGTCCGTCGCAGGCGGCGAGCGGATCGCGCTGGCCGGCCACGCCTACGTCGCCGTACTGTCCGCCGCGGCGATGGGGCAGCTCGACAAGGCGCTGGCGACGGCGAAGCTCGCCATCAGTCTCGGGGCGTCCGCCGGCTGTCTCCTGTTCGACACCGACAGGGCGCTGCTCAACCTGACGTCGATCATCGCGCTGCAACTCGGCAAGGATGCCGCGGCGGAATCGTTCGCCGCCCATGCCCGCTCGCTCCGGGGCGGCAGCGACGCGCTGCCGTTCAACGCCCCCGGGTTCGTGGAGGCCGCACGCCAGCTCCATCGCGGCTCCCCCGCGAAGGCGGCGGCCATGCAGCGCGTGCTGGCGGACGACCTGCACGGGCGGGGCCTGACCTTCGCGGCCGACTTCGCCACGATGCTGTCGCTCAACGCCGAGTTCGACCGTGACCTGGCCGCCCGCTTCCGCGAGCGGGGAGAGGTGCTGGGTGGTGCGCGCTACCTGGCCTACCTCGACGGCCGGTCCGCGCTCGAACGTCAGGACGCCGACGGACTGCTCGACAGCGTCCGCCGGCTCCGCGCCCACGGCGCCAGGGACGAGGCCCTCATGCTGGCGACGCACGCTCGGCGCATCCTCCGCGACAACGGGCGGAACGAGGAGGCGGAGGCGGCGGCGGCCGAGATCAGCGCCCTGCTCGAGGCGGGCGCGTCCGGCGCCACCGAGCTCGGCCGCACCCGACTCGAGCTGACCAGCAGGGAGCTGGAGCTCGTCCGGCTCGTCGGCGCG